The Muribaculum intestinale genome includes the window AGAACCAGACTGTGTCGGCATCGTTCTCGACAAAGATGGGTAAATGGGTGAAGTTCAACGCAAAAGTGAATTATCTTCACAAGACCAGTGACAATACGCCCGTTACAGGATATTCCACATCGTCGCCTACATATTATATTGTGTGGGGACTGACATCCAACTCGATGAGATTGTATAAAGACGAGTATTTCAGCGGGCGTGTCAACTCGGCCAATTACAACGGAGGCTGCAAGGATGGGCTTGGTATGGTCAATTCGCTGGGAAACTCTCAGCCGGGCAACCCATATCATCAGCTTTACGAGGCGACCAATTCCATCAACAAAAGCCGTGTATACGGCGCAATGAACCTTACAATTATCATTCCCGGTAAAAGGCCTGACTCTTGATTTGCGTGGCGGTACAGACATATCAGCCGACTTCCGTCAGCAGCAGAAACCGTTTTATACTCCCGGGTATAAATCGGGATTCTACCGCGAACAGAACAATCGAGATGAAGAGACAAATATTGATTTTCTGCTCAAATATGTCAACAACCGCATGGTTGGCACGCGCCTTGCATTCAACGCCGCATTCGGCGGAAATAACATGAGCCGCAGTGTATACCGTTCGCAGATTACTCTCGACAAACTTGGAGAGCCGGGGGTGTATAATTCAAGCAATACTCCCACAGGCGAGACATCGCGTCCTTACCAATGGCGTAGCAAAAAGGTTGTCAATAGCTTCTATGGATTTATATCAGCGTCGTGGGACGATACTTACTTTCTCGATCTTACGGCCCGCAACGACTGGTCGTCGACGCTCGGGAGAGGTAACTGGTCGTTTTTCTACCCGAGTGTCAGCGCAAGCGTATTGCTTGACAAGACACTAAATCTACAGGATGTAGCTCCGCAAGTCAACATGCTCAAACTGCGAGCATCATGGGCTAACGTAGGCAATGATACTTCGCCATACTCCCTTACCGACGCATACACGGCTTCTTCCACCTATCCCGGGGGCTATACTTATCCTACCAACTGCTCCAATTACTATATCAAGCCTGAGAATGTGGAAAGCTGGGAGGGCGGTATCGAGACAATGTTTTTCATGAATCGTTTCGGATTTGATGTCGCGTTCTATAATTCTTCAACAACAAATCAGATTGTCAATGCTGTGACCGACCTTATGACAGGAGCGTCAAGCAAGAAAATCAATGCCGGAGAGATACGTAACCGTGGTATCGAAATCGCTCTCCATGCAGTGCCGGTGCGCAGCCGCGATTTTACATGGAGCATCGATATAAACTGGAGCCGCAACTGGAACAAACTTGTAAGTCTTGAAGATGGTTGGGACATACGCACGCCGTATGAACAGACAAAGAATCTCATAGGCAACTATGGCAGAATACTGTCGTACATCGGGGAGGAAATGAACATAATATACGGACGCGGCTACGAACGCGCTCCGGAAGGCGCTACATACGTCGATGCTGACGGCAACACTGTAAACTGCGCCGGCATGAAGATTATCACCGAAAGTACCGGTTATCCAGTAATGACAACTGACAACATACGTCTTGGCAAAGTAAATCCGACATGGCGCGGCGGACTCGGTACCACACTGCGCTACCGCGACTGTACCCTAGGGCTTAACTTCACGGCTCAGATGGGTGGGCATGCCTATTCATTTACCAACGCCATACTTGCCTACCAGGGCAAACTTGAAAATTCTCTTCCGGGGCGTAACGACGGTCTTGTGGTCGAGGGAGTCAACGTAAGCACCGATGCCGAAGGCAACACGGTGTACAAACTCAACCGTACGCCTACCGAACAGATCAACAAATATTATACTACATATTTTGCCCGTGATAATGCCGAGGAGAATGTGTTTAAAACCGACTTTCTCAAACTGAAGGAGATGCGCCTTGATTATACCTTGCCGCGCAAGGTGTGTCGCAAACTTAAGGTGCTGCAGGGAGCTGCTATAGGCGCATATGCTACCAATGTGTTTTGTATAAGCGACTTTCCGCAGTTTGACCCGGAAGCCGGCAATATAGTCGGAACCAACATTTACAGCGGCATAGAAATCGGAGCTATGCCGATGACCCGTACTTACGGATTTAATCTCAAACTTTCATTCTAATCCCGTATTGTCAATCATGAAGATACTATCAGGAATACTATATTGTGGGCTGGCCATGCTTGTGGCGTCGATTGCAGGATGCACCCACGGCTTCGAGGAGATTAATACAGACCCCAACAAAATGCAGGTTGGCGACCTTCAGCCTTACGGCATGTTTGAGCCGTTACTTTATGGAATGGCCAATCAGCAGACCTACTATGCCTACTACTGGACCGACGAACTTGCTCAGTTTACGGTATCGTCGCTGACGGCTCAAGAGCGCCACCGATATAAAATTACCGATATACAATGGGGCTCGCTTTGGAACAATTATGCCGGCAAAGGTCTTAATGCCACTCATATGTATGAACTCGGAGTGAAATTTGGCGACAAGGGCTGCCAGGCCGTGGCCCTCACTCTGAAAGTGTACGCGCTAAGCAATCTTACCGACCTGTTCGGCGATATACCATACAGCGAGGCATACCGACAGCGCGAGGGCATCGACCGACCGCGCTTTGACACTCAGAAAGAGGTGTACGAGCAGATGTTTGCCGAGCTTGAGACTGCCAATGAACTCTATGCGCAACAACCTACATTTGAGCGTGCCTCTCTCGACATAATGTATGGAGGCGATATGAAGCTGTGGCGGAAATTCAATAATTCGCTATATCTGCGTCTGCTCTGCCGTGTGAGCGGGCGCCCGGAGATGAAGGCGGGAGAAAAGATTGCAGCTATGCTCAAGGACTCTTCAAAATACCCTCTGATTGCATCAAACACTGAGAATGCCACTATTCACAACACCGGAGTAGACCCGTACTTTGGCCGATTTCGACCGGCCGATATGACTAAGATGAATTTTACAAGCAGCGCATACAAGATAGCAAAACAGTTTATTGCAATGACTACTATAGCCGATGGCGCAGATTCAGAGCAGGATCCGCGGCTTACTACATGGGCCGAGCGCGACGGTGACGACTGGAAAGGTGCGACTGCCGGCTGTGAACTTGCCGACCAACAAGTAGATGTAAAAGACTGCGCATTGCTCAACTATAAAGTACTTGTACGTGACGATGCCCCTAACTTTTTGATGGACTACAGCGAGATTCGGTTCATTATGGCTGAGGCGGCCCTTAAAGGATGGATTGACGGAGGCGAAGCCCAGGCACGAGTATATTATGAGTCGGCCGTAAAAGCGTCGTGTCAGAAATGGGCCGAACTCGAGCGGTATTCAGATGTCAAGGCGCCAATAGACGATAATGCAATAGCAAAACTGCTGGCAGGAAGACTGGCCGGATGGGACAGCCATACCGACAAGGAACGTCTGATTGCCGAACAGAAGTATCTGTCGCTGTTTTGGGTAGGGCTGGAAGCATATCATGAGTTGCGACGCACGTCATGGCCCGAACTCACGATAGGCCGAGGGGCCTTGTACAACGACTGGCATCTGCCTCAGCGTATGGGCTACCCATCGGAATCGGTGGGTTCTAATCCCGACAACGTAAACGCCGCGCTCAGCAACATGGGAGGCGTAAACAATATGCTCACCCCGGTATGGTGGAGCTACAAGGCAATCAACGGCACCTTCCGAGAGGTGCGGCCCGACAATGCCATAAATTAATCATGCCATAATATATCAACCTATATATCTACATGAACACGAGAAATTTCATACGACATATATATATTGCCGTGATTCTGTCAGGTATCTGCATTACCTCATGTGACAGTGATGATGCCATATCCGCCGACAGCCTTTATTACAATATCGAGTTGTCGTCCGACTATCTTATTCCGTCTAAAGGTATCGATCCGACATCTTATGGAAATGGTAAGAAAGTAATAATCCGTGCCAACGGTCACTGGACAATCGAGCCGGTAGGCGACGATACGGGATGGATGAAGATATATCCCATGGAGGGTGATGATGACGGATGGCTGCGCCTGTATGCCGACGAAAACACTCGCGCCTCGGAGCGTACGGCAGAATACATGATAAGTGTCAACGGCATCCCACAGGAAGAGACTTTGACTATAACCCAGGCTCCGGCACAGCCGTTTCTTAATATCAGTACATCTGCGCTGACATTCAAACGAATAGGCGGTGAACTTAGTGTGATAGTCGACACTAATGTCGACTGGGAATACAACATTGATGGCGAAGATGCTTCGCGGTTTGTGGCTACCTCATCCGACATGGCTTCATTGACAGTCAAGGCTATAGGTGTAAATGAGACCGGTGCCGACATATCGGCCGCATTGATTTTGCGCGGTACTGGTGACAACAGCTCTGTGAACCGGGTCATATCCCTTACTCAGTTGTATGCCACATTCTTCGACGATTTCAGCTGGCTGAAAAGCGAAGCCGGGGTACTTGGATGGAAAATTGCAACAGGAAAGAAGGAGGTGCGCATAGACCAGTGGAGCGCCGAAGAGAAAGGTCATGGCTGGACATCGCTGTCGACATGGCTCTACTCGCGCACCGGTTTCATAAAGTTTGGCAAGGGTGGCTACGGAGGGGATGTTGCGTCGCCGTACATATCTGAAATCAGCGGGTCGGCCGATGTCACTATTTCATGGAACGCCCTCGGATATGTCACAGCCAAAAACGTGCACGATGATATTGACTATTATTTTGTAGGAATACTTGGCCCTGGCAATATCACAGGCACCAGCTCAAACGGGACTTCAGGCGCCACGTTTATCTACAAAGATAGCGACGGAGAGTCAGTCATGCTCAATGCGGTCCGGTTTGAACTTGGTGCCGGCGCATGGTTTGACCCTGTAAACGATCCTACCGGAACGGAAGTGTGGACCTCTGCCACCTCGCTGTTTTCAATCAATGTAGAAGGCTTTACCTCTGAGTCACGGGTAGTATTCGTAACCGGTACGGGTTCTGTCGACAACGCATATCAAAACAGTAATTCCAAGAACTCACGCCTCTTTGTCGACAATTTTAAAATTGTTGAAAACTGACGGCAGACTCTATTTTTATCCAATAACAAATGCCCGGCTGATTTCAGCCGGGCATTTGTTATTGGATACTTTATGTCATACAAACAGAACCATCACATCCATGAGTTTCCGTAACTCGTTCAATGCTTTGCCGATGTGGTACTGGACTGTGCGCGGACTTATGTCGAGATGTCGGGCTATCTCTGCATATGTCATTTCGTCGTATCGGCTCATCATGAATATGCGCTTGCGTAATTCCGGCATGCGTTCGATGGCAATGTCAATCATTTCTACCAGTTCTGTGGTAGTTACTTTCATCGAGCTGTCGGGAGCATGCTGAGGCTCTTTTTCCATCTGTTGCCGGGCATAGCCACGCTCGACTTTGCGGTGGCGGAACAGTGTGAGAATCTCGTTCCGTGTCATTCGGAACAGATATGCCTTCAGCGAGCATATGTTTGTCAGCAGCTCACGCCGCTCCCACAGACGGGAGAATACATTCTGGGTGATATCTTCGGCTTCTTTTTCATTTCCTGAAAAATGCAATGCTAAGTCGTAGACTCTTGCAGAATAGCGTATATAGAGAAGGCCGAGCGCACCGGAATCGCCCTTATGCACTCGCTCAAGCAATTGGACGTCGGAGGATTCTTTCGGATTTTCCTGCATTTTTATGCCGTTTCTTATTATTCAAAGATACGTAAATTATATCTGTCACACAAGTGAATCGGAGGTTATTTTATACAGCTCTATGTAATTTATTCATGAAAAATATGGAATATGCTTTCAATCTTCATGAATTAAAACCGAAGTATTTGCCTGTTATTTGAGAAAAGATGGTAAATTTGTTGTTTGAATATTAATAAACTGCTTTTCGCATGGCAAACAACGGCAAAGTACGGCCCAAAAAGGCTTTGGGACAGCACTTCCTTACCGACGAGAGTGTGTCGAGGCGTATCGCCGACACCCTGTCGGGGTATGTAGGCACTCCGGTCATAGAAGTAGGGCCGGGCATGGGTATGCTCACCAAGTATCTGATTGCCGACGGCCATGATGTGACGGTTGTCGAAATCGACGGCGAGAGCATAGATTACCTGCGCGAGAACTTTCCTCAGTTGCAGGGCGAACGCATAATCGACGGCGATTTCCTGCAGATGGATCTGGCTGACAAAATGGGGTATAAGCCTTTCTGTGTTATTGGCAATTATCCCTATAATATATCGTCGCAGATATTCTTCAAGGTGCTTGACTACAAGGATATGATACCCTGCTGTAGCGGTATGCTTCAGCGAGAGGTGGCCGAGCGTCTTGCAGCGGCCCCGGGTACTAAAGCGCGCGGCATACTGAGTGTGTTGCTCCAGGCGTGGTACGATGTGAAGTATCTGTTTACTGTTGACGAGCATGTGTTTAACCCCCCGCCAAAGGTAAAGTCGGGTGTGATAATAATGACACGCAACGATGTGACCGATCTCGGCTGCGACGAGCGTCTGTTTCGCACTATCGTCAAGACCACATTCGGCCAGCGCCGCAAGACTCTGCGCAACTCCATACGCGGCCTGTTGCCAGCGGGAGCGCCTCTGCCAGAATCTCCGCTTTGGGCAAAACGTCCCGAGCAATTGTCGGTGGCCGATTTTGTCGAGTTGACCAATCTTGCATCCGGTGTAAGAAGCGCTGTATCCGGCTCTATAAACGAACTTTGATGAAAGAACATTCTTCCGAATATCTGGACAGCCTTAAGGCTATAATAGAGCGGCACGACGAGGAGGAGGCACGCAAGGCAATAGCCGACCTCCATCCGGCCGATATCGCCGAGCTGTATCAGGACCTTGACCTTGAAGAGGCGGAATTCCTCTATCGGCTGCTCGACGACGAGACTGCGGCCGATGTGCTGATGGAGCTTGACGAGGATGACCGTCACAAACTGCTTAGCGCGATGTCGACCGAAGATATCGCCCGGCAGGTAGTGCACCTCGACACTGACGATGCCGTCGACATCATACAGGAACTCGACGAGGAGGACCGCGACGAGATTCTGGCCCATATAGACGACGTGGAGCAGGCCGGCGACATCATTGACCTGCTTAAATATGACGAGGACACCGCCGGCGGCCTTATGGGCACCGAGATGATTGTGGTCAACGAGAACTGGTCGATGCCCCAATGCATCCAGGAGATGCGTCGTCAGGCCGAGAATCTCGACGACATATATTATGTGTACGTTGTCGACAATGATTACCGTCTGCTCGGAGTGCTCCCTCTGAAAAAGATGCTTACCCATCCGTCAGTAAGCAAGATAAAGCATGTGATGGAGACCGACCCTGTGGCAGTTAAGACCGATACTCCGATTGACGACCTGACCCTCGACTTCGAGAAGTATGACCTCGTGGCCATGCCTGTGGTGGATTCGATAGGGCGTCTGGTAGGGCAGATTACCGTCGACGATGTTATGGATGAGGCGCGCGAGCAGAGCGAGCGTGACTATCAGCTGGCATCGGGTCTGTCGGGCGACGTGGAGAGCGACGACACTCTGTTTACCCAGACCAAGGCGCGCCTGCCGTGGCTTCTCATCGGCATATTGGGTGGTATAGGCAACTCGCTGATTCTCGGTAATTTTGAAGGCGCGTTTGCGGTCAATCCGGCCATGGCCCTGTTTATCCCCCTTATAGGCGGTACAGGCGGAAATGTGGGTATACAGTCGTCGGCTATCATCGTACAGGGCCTTGCCAATGGCTCTCTCGATGTGAAATCGTCGGCTAAACAGATATTCAAGGAGTTGGGCGTAGGCCTTCTCAATGCCAGCATCATATCGCTGCTGGTATTTGTCTACAATGTATTTGCGCTTGGTCCTACGCAAGTGACTACCATAGCGGTGTCGCTGTCGCTCTTTGCAGTAGTGGTGTTCGCCTCCGTATTCGGCACATTCGTGCCTCTGACCCTCGAGAAATTCAAAATAGATCCGGCCCTTGCGACAGGCCCGTTCATCTCCATCACCAACGATATTATAGGCATGGTAATCTATATGCTTATCTCCTCGTCGCTCCTGGCGGCTTTCGGCACGGTGGCATGAGCAAAATGCCGGACATGAATGTTTTACTATCAATCACCCTCTAAATCAATATTCAACAATATAAAATTATGGAAAAAATCGAACCCGGAAAATATGTTGAGATGGTATACGACCTCTCTGTAGTAACACCCGACGGTGAAGAACTGGTACATAAGGTAGAGCCCGACAGCCCCGAGCGCATAGTGTTTGGAGTTACTAAGGGTGTAATCGTTCCCCTTGAAAAGGCAATCGAAGGTCTTAAGAAAGGTGATGCATTTGATGTTAAGGTTAGCGCGGCCGAAGGCTTCGGCCCTCACGACCCCGAGCAGGTGGCTCATCTCGACAAGTCGATTTTCGAAGTCGAGGGAAAATTTGATGATGAATACGTGACCGTAGGCAACTATATTCCGATGATGACAGCCGAGGGATACCGTATCAACGGAAAGGTGCTTGAAATCACAGACAAAGAGGTGGTGATGGACTTCAACCATCCCCTTGCCGGCAAGGACGTGCGCTTCCGTGGCACTATCGCCGAGGTGCGCGAGGCCACTCCTGAAGAACTGCATCCGGCTCATGGCGGTTGCGGCGGTTGCTCGGGATGCGGCTCCGATGAAGACGGCGAGTGCGGCTGCAACGACGGCAGTTGCGGTGGTTGCCACTGATTATCCTATATTAATCACGGTCGAGGCCGACAAGCGCGATAGATACAAAGTATCGGCCTTGTTGGCCTTGGCTGCATTTACAACATTTCGGTAAATAAATCACGACAGTTACTTATCATGAAACCTAAACTTGTCATATCCACCGGTGCCGGCATGAGCGCCGAGAGTGGAATCTCCACGTTCCGTGATGCAGGCGGCCTTTGGGAGAAATATCCCGTGATGCAGGTGGCAAGTGCCGACGGCTATGCCGCAAATCCTGCGCTCGTACATGAATTTTACAATCAGCGGCGCCACGATCTGCTGAAAGCCGAGCCCAATGCCGGTCATCTCGGGCTGGTTGATCTCGAACAGTGGTACGATGTATACGTCATTACTCAGAATGTCGATGACCTCCATGAGCGTGCCGGCAGCAAGAATGTGCTTCATCTTCATGGCGAGCTTATGAAAGTGCGTGCCATTGATGATGAGACAAAGGTGTACACTCTTCATCCAGGGGCGCTCGACACTACTCCCGATACCGTAATCGACGGACACCGTGTGCGGCCTCATATCGTGTTTTTCCAGGAAGCCGTGCCCAATATAGAGCCGGCCATACAGCTTGTGAGCGAGGCCGATGTGTTTGTCGTAATAGGCACATCGCTCAATGTATATCCTGCTGCAGGTCTGCTCCATTATGTGCGTCCCGGCACTCCGGTATACTATATCGACCCGCATCCGGCATCGGTGCCGGCTGGTGTTACCGTTCTACCCCTTCCGGCCACACAAGGCGTAGCGCGTCTCGCCGCCATGCTGAATCCCGTACGCTAATCTGAATCCCCTTCTTGTCACATCGGCTCTGATTCCCCCTTTGCATGCATCGGTTTGCATGGAGTTGAGTGGCTGAAAATGAAAAAAACGAACTCAGATTTTATTCTGAATTCGCTTTTGGTGTGGTATGCCGCCAAATTATCGAACTTCCTGAGAGGATTCGATGAGTTTTGTGACCTCGGATTTTAATAAAGGCAAATGGTTGATTACAATTGCCCATATTAAGTCTTCTCTTAAGCTGTCGTATCCGTGGATGAGATAATTGCGTGTGTTGACAATTCTTCGGGCAGATGTGATTTGGATATTTGGAGATATTTTCAAGATGCGGTTCATCGCTTCTCCAATTATTGCAATTTCCCATTGCACGGCGCTGCGGAAACAGGTGTCCTCACAGAATGTCTTAAACTCTTTTGGTCGTGATGAGCAGAATAATTCAATGTTCTCCACTGATTTAAGTATATCATTCAGCGATTTGAGAATTTGCTCATCCATATATCAGGTGTTTTGTGTTGTCAAGTTCTTTGCGGAAATATTTGTTTTTGATAGCTGTTTCATCAACCAAGTCGACCTTTCTCCCGAGTAGTAATTGGAGATCTTCGACGAAATCAAAAAAAGTTACAAACAAATCCTGAATTTGGTCGTAGTGAAAAATGACAGAGAAATCAACGTCGCTGTCATCATTGAAGCGCGGAGTTAGTATAGAGCCGAACACCCACAGTTTGGCCACCTTGTATTTTTTACACAAAGCTATAATCTTGTCTATGTTCATCTCTATAAGTTTCATCGACGCAAATATAATTATTTACAATTATATAACAAAAAGGCGAATCGAAATTTCGATTCGCCTTTGGTGGAGTATAGCGGACTCGAACCGCTCACCTCGACACTGCCAGTGTCGCGCTCTAGCCAGATGAGCTAATACCCCGATGCGCTTTTGCGATGCAAAGTTAATATAATATTTTATTATTTGCAAGACAATGCGCTATTTTTTTGTGATTATCGTTGAAATGAGAAATCTTTAGACAAGCATCTTGGATGCAATCTTGAATTCTGTCCGGGATTGTGCATGTCCTCAGATGGAATGTCAGGGTATGGTGACGGAAAAATGAGGGTTTGGAGTATGCTGCGCACGTATTATATCTGTCATGCGCGCTACGATGTCGGGGTGCTGTGCCGCCACGTCATTATCCTCATGTATATCAGTAGCAAGGTCATAGAGATAAGGTTCACCCTTCTTTACAACCATCTTCCAGTTGCCCATACGGAGGCCTATCTGGTCGGTCTCGTCAAATTCCCAGTACAGGAATTCATGAGCTTGCTGCCCTTCGGTTCCCATCAGTGTAGGGGCGAAGGATATGCCGTCGAAGTAATCGGTGCTCTTCTCTTTGTTTGCATATTTTCCGGCATAATTGTCTACGCCGATGAGGTCGCAAAATGTAGGCATTATATCATAGAACGCACATTGATGGTCGGTAACGCTTCCTGACTGAATCTTCCCGGGCCAACGCGCGATGAAGGGCACACGTATGCCACCTTCGTAACATTGGCGCTTGAGTCCGCGCAACTGTCCGTCGCGCCCGAAGAATTCAGGATCCGCACCACCCTCCTCATGGGGGCCGTTATCGCTGGTGAATATTACCAGGGTGTTGTCGTCCAGTCCCTTCTCTTTAAGTTTTGCAAGTACTTCGCCTACGTAATGGTCGAGGCGCGTAATCATTCCTGCAAACTGTGCGTGGGTATGTACCGACGGATTGTATCGGGAGCCTTCCTGACCTCCCCAGGTCTTGTCTTCGAAGAACCGTCGGTGATAGTCGAGGAGTATGGAGTCGCGGGGCTGTGCCAGTTCGGCATGCGGTAGTGTATATGTAAGAATGCCGAAGAATGGTCGGCCCTCTTCCTGACGGTCAAGCCAGTCCATCGCCTCTTGGTGTATCATATCGGCCGAGTATTGTGTACGCTTGAAATAATCATCGCCATACATGGGGTAGGGGATGTTGTCCTCCATCGTTACGCGCACCACTGTTGTGTCACCCTTGGCCGGATTGTAGCGGTTGAGGAAGTTAGGATAGTACAGATGGGCCTGGAACTGGCATATGTAGCCGTAGAATTCGTCTATCCCCCTTTTGTCGGGAGTCGACACCGAGCCTTCGTATCCTCCGGCCCACTTGCCGAACATGCCGGTAGTGTAGCCGTTATCTTTCATTATTTCAGGGAGGATGATATGTCCGGGGTCATATGGGTGCTGTCCTACTACGGTGTATTCATCGTTGTCGCCATATTTCATCATAGGCACATCGCGCCAATATTCCTTATTGCCCCTTACCTCACAGTGTCCCGAGTGTTGTCCGGTCATAAACGAAGCGCGCGATGGAGCGCTGACCGGGCTTCCCGCATAAGCCTGTGTAAAGCGCATGCCTTCGGATGCCATATTGTCGATATGCGGAGTACTGATGTATTTCTGGCCATAGCAACCCAAATCACCATACCCCATGTCGTCACACATTATATATATGATATTGGGTTTGGCGGCAGTCGTCGTTTCGCTTTTCTGCGCCCATCCCGGTATGGCTGTAACACACAGTCCCATCAAGACTGTGCTTTCTAATGACGAAAAAATTTTCATAATGGCAAATTTACAGTTTTTTTCCTGAATTTGCACGTACGGCGCTAAAATCGTAACTTTACATAACAAACAGATGAAAATTAAATGGCTAAAAAGATAGTGGAAACGCCGCTTATGAGGCAGTATGTAGAGATGAAGGGCAAGCATCCCGATGCCATACTGCTTTTCCGTGTCGGCGACTTCTATGAGACATTTTCCGACGATGCAATCGTTGCATCCGAGATTCTTGGTATTACGCTGACGCGACGAGCCAACGGTA containing:
- a CDS encoding nucleotidyltransferase family protein; translated protein: MKLIEMNIDKIIALCKKYKVAKLWVFGSILTPRFNDDSDVDFSVIFHYDQIQDLFVTFFDFVEDLQLLLGRKVDLVDETAIKNKYFRKELDNTKHLIYG
- a CDS encoding arylsulfatase gives rise to the protein MGLCVTAIPGWAQKSETTTAAKPNIIYIMCDDMGYGDLGCYGQKYISTPHIDNMASEGMRFTQAYAGSPVSAPSRASFMTGQHSGHCEVRGNKEYWRDVPMMKYGDNDEYTVVGQHPYDPGHIILPEIMKDNGYTTGMFGKWAGGYEGSVSTPDKRGIDEFYGYICQFQAHLYYPNFLNRYNPAKGDTTVVRVTMEDNIPYPMYGDDYFKRTQYSADMIHQEAMDWLDRQEEGRPFFGILTYTLPHAELAQPRDSILLDYHRRFFEDKTWGGQEGSRYNPSVHTHAQFAGMITRLDHYVGEVLAKLKEKGLDDNTLVIFTSDNGPHEEGGADPEFFGRDGQLRGLKRQCYEGGIRVPFIARWPGKIQSGSVTDHQCAFYDIMPTFCDLIGVDNYAGKYANKEKSTDYFDGISFAPTLMGTEGQQAHEFLYWEFDETDQIGLRMGNWKMVVKKGEPYLYDLATDIHEDNDVAAQHPDIVARMTDIIRAQHTPNPHFSVTIP